Part of the uncultured Desulfobacter sp. genome, TATAAACATCCCCCGGGATCACAGAGATGGAGCCTGCATGAGTCTAAAAATCATAGATATGAAACCACAAAAAGAATTCTGGACATAGAACTTTCTGTGCTTTATGAAAAAATTGCCGCAGGGCAATACCCTTCGCTGACCTGAAAAGAAGGACAGCCCACAACGAATGAAAGAACTCAGTAACTTACTGAGCTCTTTCATATAAACGGCCATGGGCCGACCGGGTCTATCAGCACCCAGGCACGCCCCACAACAAAACATCAAAGCGACTTAGTAACTTATTGATTCTTTCATATAAACATCCCCCGGGATCACAGAGATGGAGCCTGCATGAGTCTAAAAATCATAGATATTGAAACCACAAAAAGAATTCTGGACATAGAACTTTCTGTGCTTTATGAAAAAATTGCCGCAGGGCAATACCCTTCGCTGACCAAAAGAAATAACAAAAGCTACTATTCAGTCCACGACCTTGACACCATATTAAATAACCGGAAAAAACAGATCGCCACCTTCATGAATATTAAAGGGGGTGTCGGTAAAACCACATTATCCACAAATATGGCTGCAGGTTTGGCGCTCTCGGGCAAGAAAGTACTATTTCTTGACTTTGATCCCCAGGCAAACGGTACAATAATTGTGAGCGGCAGGGACGATTTTGAAAAATCATTCTACAACTACCTGACAGGAGAAAAAGTACTGTCGGATTTAATATGCGATACCCAGATAGACAATCTAAAAATCATCCCTTCAAACATGATCTTATTCAATTTTAATACAGCCAAATACGATCTTGCAACCCTGGGAAAATTTGAAGCGGACCTGGATGAGGTCAAAAACAATTTTGATATCATTATTATCGACACCCCGCCCTCAACGTTCGGCCTCCTGGCTGTTCTGGGCGTGATCGTTTCCACGGATATCTATATCTGTGTGGAGCCTGGGTCCCTAAGCCTGGAGAACATGGATATCATTTTTAAAGAAATTGCGGCATTAAAACGTATCTTGGACCAAGAACCGACCGTAAAAGTACTGTTAAATAAACTTGACAACCGTACTAAGATCTCCGGTGAAAGCAATAAACTTCTCCAAAGCACCTTTAATGATAGAATGGCAGACAGTACCATCCGCATCAACACCAAGTTCATTGAAGCCTCAGCCAATTATCAATCCATTTTTGAGCACCACTTGAAAAGTGCTGAAGATATTATAAAACTGATCATAGAATTCAGGTGGGGGGTATAATGGGCTTTGGCGACCAGTTCAAGGAATCTTTTGGCGAAAAAATGCTGAACAGCATCATCTCACAGGATGACATTAAAAACATCCCTTTGTCCCAAATCGATTTCGATGACACCCAATTTGAGTACCGGATCATCAGGGATCTTGCGCCACTGGTAGAATCGCTTAAAAAAGACGGTCAAAAAATCCCGGCGATGGTACGAAAAAAACAAAACAAATACCAGCTGATCTGCGGATTCAGGCGCGCCCGGGCACTGCAAAAAATCGGTACTCCCAACATCAAGGCCTTTGTCTATGATACGATTTCCGACCAGGAAGCCCACCGCATATCCATTATAGAAAATGAAGAGCGAAAAAACCTCAATGATATTGACCGGGCCAATGCCATTGTGAAATTAAAAAAAGAATCATTTAAAATTGATGAGATCATACACATTACAGGGCTTTCCGAACGCTCCATACACGATATCGCCAAACTGCTGGAGACCCCGGAGATCATTCAAAAAAATATAGAACGGCTTGGACGCTCAAAAGCAATCCTCATCCATCGCCACAGGGAACTGTTCCCGTCCGTTGACACATTCAATGCGTTTGTTGTCAGTGCTGTGGAAAAAGAGATGTCCCGCAGAGAAATTCAAAATCATTGTAACCGATTGAAAACCGTACCCCGTAAAGAGCAATCAAAACAAGCCCCGATGACCTTTAACTTTCCACTCCCGTCGAACATCAGCTCCCGAAAAGGCGGTATCGTTATGACGGCCGAGACCAAATCAGACCTTATTGACACGCTTGAAAATTTTCTTGAATTACTGAGAAAAGAAACTTGATAACGGCCAAGGGCCGGCCTAACCCATCGCCACCCAGGCCCAGCCCCAACAAAGCGGAAAAAATCCGGGTAACTTACCCGGACGTTTTTATAAAAACAAGCCACGAAGACTCTAACCCGGACCGTTGGACTGCTACCGGTAGCAGTCCGGCCATAGACAATACATCTCGTCCAAGAGTACAGATATCTTATTCTTGCCATGGGCCGACCGGACATATCAGCAACCGGGCACAGTCCACAACAAAGATTGAAAAATCTGAGCAACTTACCTATACTTTGTAAGAATATTGTAAGTTGTCAAGGGAATCCGCTTCCTTATATAATTATCAGACGTTACATTATATTTCACATTACATTCATATTCAGGAGAAAAGATGAAGCGAATTGGAGATTTCACAGACCATCTGTATACCTGGTGTTTTTATGCAGGGATTGCGCTTCTTTTAACGGTCTGCAGCCCGCCTGCGAATGCGGCCGGCGATGTTTCACTGACGCTCTCCATCGAGGATTTTGTCCGGCGTGTCAAAGAAAAAAACGAATACATCCGGAGCCAAAACCTGGAATGGGCCATCAGCCTGGAGGCGGTTAAAACTCAGAGGCCATTTTTGAACCCGAATTTTTCGCTTCCTATGATTACAATGACGAAACCGACTTTCAAAGGACTGCATTCTCAAGTGGAACGGTTCAGGAGCGAACCAGTGCATATGCTTTGGGTGTAGCAGGACTCTCACCCCTGGGGACCCGGATACAACTGGGACATACCCTGGAAGATCTCACAAATGACTTTGACTTGGAAGACAAGCACGAATACAGGGGCTTTCTTGGTATAAGCCTGGTGCAGCCCATTCTTAAAAACTGGGGCGTAGAAACCACACGGGCCAACATCGAAATTTCAAAAGACAATGCTGCGATTTCATTCCAGGATTACCGGAAAAGAACCATGGAAATTGTAGGAAACGGGATTATTTCATTTTGGGATTTGTACCGGTCTATGGAGGTCATAAAGATACTCCGGGAATCGGTAAATGTAACAGAGCAATTGCTTAAAGATACCAAGGCCAGGGTCAGGGCGGGCAAACTGGCCGAAACAATGATCTATGAAGCCATGGCCGGTGTAAACAACAGGAAAGCCCTTCTCTTTGAAGCCCGCCAGCAACTGGCAGCCAACAGGGCAAACCTTAAAAATTATATCTCTTACACCGGGCACTACGACAATGAGGCCGTTACCATCGACGCGGCCCCGGACCCAAAAATCCCTGAACTTGATTTTGACCTCATGATGGAAAATGCCAGACAAAACCTCCCCGAATATATCTCAGCCCGGATTAAAAAAGGCAGGGAAGAAAGACGCGTATCTTACGCCAAAAATCAAACCCTTCCCGACCTTGATTTAAAGGCATCCTATGGATACGCCAGTTGTAACTGCTCACCCCTATAAAAAAATGCAAAAAAACTAAAAAAAGACTTGACAGGTTTTTTCGAGAGAGTTTTCAAAATTTTTAAATGACTGTCAAATTGACTACTGAAGCCCACTACGAGTCGTGTATTCTGAAATTTATCGCGGCACCAATGGGAAATGATGTCAAATACCGTGAAAGTCAATTGTAGGGCGAATGAGAAGGTCGAAAAAAGCCGTGTTATAATACAGACATGGCAACAGTGAATAAGACAAGTATTCGAGAAGAAGTAGACCGTCTGAAACAGGACTTTGAAAAGCTCTGTTCTGAGGGCAAAGCGTCTCCTGAGATACAGGCAGTAATGAATAGTATGCTGCTCATTGTGGAATTGATACTTGCAGTCTTCCTTGAGAAAAAAACTCGCAAAGGCAACAAGAATTCAAGTCTGCCATCCTCACAAACGCCAAAAGATGAGACTGCCAAGTCGGATCCGAAAAGCAACGGTAAGGGGAAAAAGGTCAGTGGAGAACTCGGCAATACCCGTACAATAGAAACCACCACCATCTCTAAAGCAGAAACATGTGATGTTTGTGGCACTTCCCTGGACCAGACACCCAGCCGGGGACATGAACGACGTACCAGAATAGATATTGTCTTTGAAAAAGTCGTAGAACATGTTGATGCCGAAATCAAACAATGCCCCAACTGTGCCGCGGAGGTAAAGGCAGGCTTTCCTGAGGATATGCCTGGCCCCTTACAATACGGAACTGGGCTCAAGGCATTCGCCATCCACTTGATCATCAGCCAGATGGTTGCCCTTAACCGGGTTCAAAAACAGATTTCCGCCATGATCGGGGCGGTTATTTCTGAAGCGACCCTTCTCAAATTTGTCTGGCGGCTTTACCAAGCACTTGAACAATGGGAAGCCAAATCAATTGAGAGTATCCTTCAGGCTCCATCCATTCATGTTGATGAGACATCCTTCCGGGTGAATCGAAAAAATCACTGGATACATGTGTATTCTTCCGGAGGAATCACGCTAAAGCTACTTCATCGAAAGCGGGGTAAGGAGGCGATTGTCGATTTGAACATCAT contains:
- a CDS encoding AAA family ATPase; the encoded protein is MSLKIIDIETTKRILDIELSVLYEKIAAGQYPSLTKRNNKSYYSVHDLDTILNNRKKQIATFMNIKGGVGKTTLSTNMAAGLALSGKKVLFLDFDPQANGTIIVSGRDDFEKSFYNYLTGEKVLSDLICDTQIDNLKIIPSNMILFNFNTAKYDLATLGKFEADLDEVKNNFDIIIIDTPPSTFGLLAVLGVIVSTDIYICVEPGSLSLENMDIIFKEIAALKRILDQEPTVKVLLNKLDNRTKISGESNKLLQSTFNDRMADSTIRINTKFIEASANYQSIFEHHLKSAEDIIKLIIEFRWGV
- a CDS encoding ParB/RepB/Spo0J family partition protein yields the protein MGFGDQFKESFGEKMLNSIISQDDIKNIPLSQIDFDDTQFEYRIIRDLAPLVESLKKDGQKIPAMVRKKQNKYQLICGFRRARALQKIGTPNIKAFVYDTISDQEAHRISIIENEERKNLNDIDRANAIVKLKKESFKIDEIIHITGLSERSIHDIAKLLETPEIIQKNIERLGRSKAILIHRHRELFPSVDTFNAFVVSAVEKEMSRREIQNHCNRLKTVPRKEQSKQAPMTFNFPLPSNISSRKGGIVMTAETKSDLIDTLENFLELLRKET
- a CDS encoding TolC family protein, with product MGVAGLSPLGTRIQLGHTLEDLTNDFDLEDKHEYRGFLGISLVQPILKNWGVETTRANIEISKDNAAISFQDYRKRTMEIVGNGIISFWDLYRSMEVIKILRESVNVTEQLLKDTKARVRAGKLAETMIYEAMAGVNNRKALLFEARQQLAANRANLKNYISYTGHYDNEAVTIDAAPDPKIPELDFDLMMENARQNLPEYISARIKKGREERRVSYAKNQTLPDLDLKASYGYASCNCSPL
- a CDS encoding IS66 family transposase → MATVNKTSIREEVDRLKQDFEKLCSEGKASPEIQAVMNSMLLIVELILAVFLEKKTRKGNKNSSLPSSQTPKDETAKSDPKSNGKGKKVSGELGNTRTIETTTISKAETCDVCGTSLDQTPSRGHERRTRIDIVFEKVVEHVDAEIKQCPNCAAEVKAGFPEDMPGPLQYGTGLKAFAIHLIISQMVALNRVQKQISAMIGAVISEATLLKFVWRLYQALEQWEAKSIESILQAPSIHVDETSFRVNRKNHWIHVYSSGGITLKLLHRKRGKEAIVDLNIIPRYGGVIIHDCWASYLSYDHCGHGLCGSHLLRELTFIVDSNQYRWARNMKKLLQETCRKIAKREDKCLTEKEYANLQKRYRNILTRGDKELPEIPPKPKGKRGKMAKSDAHNLWERLKEHETAVLLFAKDPYVPFTNNRAERDLRMAKVKQKVSGCFRHQRYADAYCRISSYLQTMANKGVNPLVAIQLALASEVPDVDSDWGE